Proteins from a single region of Crassaminicella profunda:
- a CDS encoding anthranilate synthase component II, translating into MIAIIDNYDSFTYNLYQYVGEINPNVEVFRNDAVTIETLKKMDITHMIISPGPGFPKDSGISMEVIKTFGKDIPTLGVCLGHQVIGEVFGGDVVHAKNMVHGKTSEIYHNERDLFKNIKNPLTVTRYHSLIVDQASITDELVITAETIDGEIMGLKHKKYPIFGLQFHPESISTQYGKEILKNFLEL; encoded by the coding sequence TTGATTGCAATCATTGATAATTACGATTCATTTACCTATAATTTGTATCAATATGTTGGAGAAATCAATCCAAATGTTGAAGTTTTTAGAAATGATGCAGTAACAATAGAAACTTTGAAAAAAATGGATATTACCCATATGATTATTTCACCTGGGCCAGGGTTTCCAAAGGATTCAGGAATATCCATGGAGGTGATTAAAACCTTTGGGAAGGATATTCCAACCTTAGGCGTATGCCTTGGGCATCAGGTAATTGGAGAAGTGTTTGGAGGAGACGTTGTACATGCTAAAAATATGGTGCATGGAAAAACGTCAGAGATTTATCATAATGAAAGGGATTTATTTAAGAATATTAAAAATCCATTAACTGTAACAAGATATCATTCTTTGATCGTAGATCAAGCTTCCATTACAGATGAATTAGTGATTACAGCTGAAACTATAGATGGTGAAATTATGGGATTGAAGCATAAAAAGTATCCTATATTTGGATTACAATTTCATCCTGAATCTATTTCTACACAATATGGGAAAGAAATATTGAAAAACTTTCTGGAATTATAA